A single window of Streptomyces aquilus DNA harbors:
- a CDS encoding lipopolysaccharide biosynthesis protein: MDIARAPDSATGETSDAPAPPLIAEAAGATEAAGAVGAVGAAEPPAPPAPSLGRKVRSAARWSLINTVVLRLGNFATGIVLARFALGPAEWGVYGIAQTVLLVLLSANELGVGLAIVRWEGDARRFAPTVLTLSTLSSGLLYVALFASAPTVAGLLDSPDAAGVLRVMCLCVLIDGVAQVPGGFLTREFAQGKRMVIDGLNFVVGTGVTLVLAFAGWGAMSFAVGAVAGNVVTLIGCALAAPGTLKYGWNPEQARALLRFGLPLAGASMLALAVVNVDTMVVGATLGNIALGFYVLAFNISGWPVRIISEAARRVSFAGFSRLADSPQALAQGFSRALGVLMTGTVPLCVLLAGLAEPVIRLIYGDQWAPAASALPWLMALGLIRIGSELAYDCLVAVGQRRSLFLVQGLWLVALIPVLLVAARLHGTAGVAQGHVLVAGGLVVPVFLFALGRGGIGVARIARACAWPFLGGAVMAAVVLGLEPLLGDGPLALLTIGTIALAGYTVCVLPSRDFLRGVDRPHRGRHRATAPVRSPQQDLR, from the coding sequence ATGGACATCGCCCGCGCACCGGACAGCGCGACCGGTGAGACGAGCGACGCGCCCGCTCCGCCCCTCATCGCAGAAGCCGCAGGAGCCACAGAAGCCGCAGGAGCCGTAGGAGCCGTAGGAGCCGCAGAACCCCCCGCGCCCCCCGCCCCCTCGCTCGGCCGGAAGGTCCGCTCCGCCGCCCGCTGGAGCCTGATCAACACCGTCGTCCTGCGGCTGGGCAACTTCGCGACCGGCATCGTCCTGGCCCGCTTCGCCCTCGGCCCCGCGGAATGGGGCGTGTACGGCATCGCCCAGACCGTGCTGCTGGTCCTGCTGTCCGCCAACGAACTGGGCGTGGGCCTGGCCATCGTCCGCTGGGAGGGGGACGCGCGGCGGTTCGCGCCGACCGTGCTCACCCTCAGCACCCTCTCCAGCGGGCTGCTGTACGTGGCACTGTTCGCGTCCGCACCGACGGTGGCCGGTCTGCTCGACTCGCCGGACGCCGCGGGCGTGCTGCGGGTGATGTGCCTGTGCGTGCTCATCGACGGCGTGGCCCAGGTACCGGGCGGCTTCCTCACCCGTGAGTTCGCCCAGGGCAAGCGGATGGTCATCGACGGACTCAACTTCGTCGTCGGCACCGGTGTGACCCTGGTGCTGGCCTTCGCGGGCTGGGGCGCGATGAGCTTCGCCGTGGGGGCCGTCGCCGGGAACGTGGTGACGCTGATCGGCTGCGCGCTGGCCGCGCCGGGCACCCTCAAGTACGGCTGGAACCCCGAACAGGCCCGGGCGCTGCTGCGGTTCGGACTCCCGCTGGCGGGGGCGAGCATGCTGGCGCTCGCGGTCGTCAACGTCGACACCATGGTGGTCGGCGCGACGCTGGGCAACATCGCACTGGGGTTCTACGTCCTCGCCTTCAACATCTCCGGCTGGCCCGTGCGGATCATCTCCGAGGCCGCCCGCCGGGTCTCCTTCGCCGGCTTCTCCCGCCTCGCCGACTCACCACAGGCCCTCGCCCAGGGCTTCAGCCGGGCCCTCGGCGTCCTGATGACCGGCACCGTCCCGCTGTGCGTCCTGCTCGCCGGCCTCGCGGAACCCGTCATCCGCCTGATCTACGGCGACCAGTGGGCACCCGCCGCCTCGGCACTGCCGTGGCTGATGGCCCTCGGCCTGATCCGCATCGGCAGCGAACTCGCCTACGACTGTCTCGTCGCGGTCGGCCAGCGCCGCTCGCTCTTCCTGGTGCAGGGACTGTGGCTGGTCGCCCTGATCCCGGTCCTGCTCGTCGCCGCCCGTCTCCACGGCACCGCCGGGGTCGCCCAGGGCCATGTCCTGGTCGCCGGCGGCCTGGTGGTGCCCGTGTTCCTGTTCGCCCTGGGCCGTGGCGGCATCGGCGTCGCCCGGATCGCCCGGGCCTGCGCGTGGCCCTTCCTCGGCGGGGCCGTGATGGCCGCGGTCGTCCTCGGCCTGGAGCCCCTGCTCGGCGACGGCCCGCTCGCCCTGCTCACCATCGGCACGATCGCCCTGGCCGGCTACACGGTGTGCGTCCTGCCCAGCCGCGACTTCCTGCGCGGCGTCGACCGGCCCCACCGCGGCCGGCACCGGGCGACCGCGCCGGTCCGGTCTCCCCAACAGGACTTGAGGTGA